GTGCCCTGGCGATCTGCGTTGCCCTCGCCCTCTTCGCCGTCTACGTTCCCTGGCTCGCGCAGGTCCTGGGGCTGCGCCCGTTGGGGGCCTCGTCCTGGGGACTCGTCCTGGGCGCCAGCGGGGCGGCGCTCCTGGTCGGCCAGTGCGCCACCCCCTTCCTCGCCCCCGCTCGGACCGGGAGAACCGCCGGGCGGTGGGCGCCGAAGGCGCGCGCGGGAGAAAACCGGTGAGTGCCGATCGGAACCCACCGCCGCCGGCGCCCGCGCGACCGGGAGGCTTTGGGGAGGGCCGCGAACCGCCCCAAGGAGGGGGAGAAGCGGCAGCGCCCTGCGACCTCGGCAGGCTCCGGCAGAAGACCCTGGGCGATCCCGCCTTCCTGGCCGAGCTCCTGGACATCTTCCGCGAGGATCTCCCGGGGCACCTCGAGGCGCTGAGAGGGGCCCTCTGGCGCCGCGAGGCCGAGGAGCTCTCCCGAGCCGCCCACGCCTTTCTCGGGTCCCTGCGCCTCCTGGAGGCAGCCGAGGCGACCGG
The Thermodesulfobacteriota bacterium genome window above contains:
- a CDS encoding Hpt domain-containing protein — encoded protein: MSADRNPPPPAPARPGGFGEGREPPQGGGEAAAPCDLGRLRQKTLGDPAFLAELLDIFREDLPGHLEALRGALWRREAEELSRAAHAFLGSLRLLEAAEATGLASRLRKRAQAGDFAGAALTLTALEAEVERLAAFLAAVYPR